TGGTGGCGGTGGCAGCGCTGGCCTTCCTGCTCACGCCGCTGCGGCAGGTGAACGACGCGCCAGGCACCGTGCCGCGCTGAACCGCGGCGTGGCGTTCACCGGCCCGGTGGACGCTTGCCGATGGCCGGAAAGGGCTTCGCGCGCCGCCGCGTGAAAGGCACTTCCCGCAGCAGGCCTGCGGCTGGCCGTCACCCAGGGGCGGGCGTACACTGAGCCCCTTCCGTGCGGCGCTGGCGCCGCTGCCGCTCTGCCTGCCGTCGCTGCCTCGCCCATGAGCCGTCCTGATCTTTCCCTGCTCCTGCCCCCGGGTTCGGAGAACCCGCCCGCGCCCGTTCCGCCCGAGCGCCGCGCGCCCGCGAGCCGTGCCGAGGGCCCCGTGGCCGCGCTGATCGGCGAATTGCGCGCCTACCAGGCCGAGCTGGAAGTGCAGAACAAGGTGCTGCGCTACAGCCAGGCCGCGGCGGAAAGCGCTTCCGAGCGCTTCGAGACGCTTTTCGCCAGCGTGCCGCTGTCGCTCATGGTGCTCGACGAGCACGATATCGTGGTGCAGGCCAATTCCATGGCGCACCGCTCCTTCCAGCCCACCGAGGCCGACCGCCCCGTCACCTCGCTCATGCCGTTCGTGAGCGCGGCCGATGCCGAACGCGTGCGCGAGGCCTTCGCGCAGGCGCGCGAACTCGGCCACAGCGAGGCGACCGAAGTGGTGTTTCCCGTGGGCTCGGGCGGCACCATCACCGGCGACCTGCACATCGCCCGCATCGAGGCGCCCCAGGAAAGCGGCCCGCCGGTGCTGCAATTCCTGTGCGCCGTGATCGACCAGGGACCGTTGCTCACCGAGCGCCAGGCGCTGCAGCAAAGCGCCCAGGCCCTGCAGGAGCGCAATGCCCAGCTGCACGCCAGCGAGCGGCGGCTGGAGGCGGTGATCAACTCCGCCCTCGATGCCATCCTGTGCGTGGACCAGCACCAGCGCATCACTGTCTTCAACCCCACGGCCGCGGCGCTGTTCCAGTGCGCCACGGCCGACGCCATGGGCAGCCGGCTCGACCGCTTCCTGCCCGATGCGGCGCAGGCGCTGGCGTTCGCGCAGCTCACCACGCAGGCCGTGCTGGGCGAGATGGTGGCCTGCACCGCCAGCGGCAAGGAGCTGGCGGTGGAGGTGAGCATGTCGTTCGAGCGCCATGCCGAGGGCGAGACCACCACCGTCTTCGCGCGCGACCTCACCGGCCGCAAGAAGGCCGAGGCCCACCGCAGCGAGCTGGAAGCGCAGCTGCGCGAGTCGCACAAGATGCAGGCCGTAGGCACCATGGCCGGTGGCATCGCGCACGACTTCAACAACATCCTGAGCGCCATCCTGGGCAACGTCGAGCTGGCCAAGGCCGACTGCGATGCCGCCTCGCCCGTGCTGGAGAGCCTGCGCGAGATCGACAAGGCCGGCCGGCGCGCGCGCGATCTGGTGCGCCAGATCCTCACCTTCAGCCGCAACGAGCCGCCGCAGCGCACCGCCGTGAGCGTGCACGACGCCATGCACGACACCGAGCGGCTGCTGCGCGTGACCCTGCCGCCCGCCATCGAGCTGCGCATGCGCCT
This region of Acidovorax sp. GBBC 1281 genomic DNA includes:
- a CDS encoding PAS domain-containing hybrid sensor histidine kinase/response regulator; the protein is MSRPDLSLLLPPGSENPPAPVPPERRAPASRAEGPVAALIGELRAYQAELEVQNKVLRYSQAAAESASERFETLFASVPLSLMVLDEHDIVVQANSMAHRSFQPTEADRPVTSLMPFVSAADAERVREAFAQARELGHSEATEVVFPVGSGGTITGDLHIARIEAPQESGPPVLQFLCAVIDQGPLLTERQALQQSAQALQERNAQLHASERRLEAVINSALDAILCVDQHQRITVFNPTAAALFQCATADAMGSRLDRFLPDAAQALAFAQLTTQAVLGEMVACTASGKELAVEVSMSFERHAEGETTTVFARDLTGRKKAEAHRSELEAQLRESHKMQAVGTMAGGIAHDFNNILSAILGNVELAKADCDAASPVLESLREIDKAGRRARDLVRQILTFSRNEPPQRTAVSVHDAMHDTERLLRVTLPPAIELRMRLDAGLPPVLADATQVEQALLNLCTNAIHAIGEARGIVSMEASALEPDLRLCERLGLPLGEYVALTVVDNGPGIDAATQQRIFEPFFTTKPVGQGTGLGLAVVHGVMRTHGGAVDVHSAPGEGSRFTLYFPVAPDSAPSAPPHAPQPAAPPPVQSADERMRHVMYVDDDEALVFLVRRLLRRRGYQVTGFTDPHEATEALRADPRNYDLLVTDYNMPGYCGVDLVREAKRIRPDLPVALASGHVTAEIEQSALAEGASALIHKPNDVEELCATVHQLVHGTAKGPDDPADGGRH